GGCGGCATGCCGCCGACCAGGTAGCCGTCCATCGAGGTGTCCCACGGCTCGGCGATCAGCTTCACGTGCCGCAGCACGGGGTCCTGACCGATCGCGATGAGCAGCTTGCAGGCCATGTCGACGGCGACCGCGTCCGGGCCGGCGGTGCGGGTCAGCGCCGACATCAGGTCGAACCGGAACCCGTCGACGTGCATCTCGGTGACCCAGTACCGCAGCGAGTCGAGGATCAGCCGCAGCGCCAGGGGGTCCTCGGCGTTCACGGTGTTGCCGCAGCCGGTGACGTCCCAGTACGTGTCGTCGTACCCGTCGGGGGAGGGCACCCGCCGGTAGAAGCCGCGGTCGTCGAGTCCCCGGAAGGAGTACGTCGGCCCGTCGGCCCCGGCCTCCGCGGTGTGGTTGTAGACGACGTCGAGGATGACCTCGATGCCGGCGGCGTGCAGGGACCGCACCATCTCCTTGAACTCCGTGACCTGGCCGCCCCGGTCGCCGGAGGAGGAGTACGCCGCGTCGGGCGCGAAGTAGCTGATCGGGTTGTAGCCCCAGTAGTTCACCGTCCCGCGCTCCAGCAGTGCCGGCTCGGAGAAGAACTGCTGCACCGGCAGCAGCTCGACCGCGGTGACCCCGAGATCGCGGAGATAGTCGGTCACGACCGGGTGCCCGAGGCCGGCGTACGTGCCGCGCAGGTCCTCGGGGACGCGGTCGTGCAGCCGGGTGAATCCCTTGACGTGCAGCTCGTAGATCACCGTGTCGCGCCAGCGGCGCCGCATCGGGGCGTCGTCGCCCCAGTCGAAGGCGGGGTCGACGACCACGCTCTGCGCCGCGCCCTCGACGCCGGCGACCGCGCGGCCGTAGGGGTCGAGCAGCAGCGTGTCGGCGTCGAAGCGCAATCCCTCCTCGGGCTCCCACGGGCCGTCGACCCGGAAGCCGTAGCGGGTGCCGGGGGAGACGTCCGGCAGCGCGCCGTGCCAGATGCCCAGCGACTGCTCGGTGAGGGGGAGCCGGCGCTCGCCGGCACCGGCCTCCTCGTCGAGGAGGCACAGCCACACGCCGGTGGCGGCGGGGGCGTAGACCGCGAAGTTCGTCGACTCCGGCGACCAGGTCGCCCCCAGCGGCCAGTTGCGGCCCGGCCACACGGGGGCCTGCTCGCCGAGGGTGCGCCAGAGGCCGGGGGTCACCCGGCCATTGTGCCCAAGCCCTCGACACACCCCTCGACACGCCCCACGGCGCGCCCAGGTGGCGGGTTCAGGTGACCGCGCGGTCCGGACGCGGCAGAATGCGGGACGGGGCCCAGGGCCACCGGGCCGGATCCGATGACGAGAGGGAGCAGATGACTGCGGAGTTCGTACGCCTGGAGGTCTCCGACGGGGTCGGGACGATCCGGCTCGATCGGGCCAAGGCGATGAACGCGATCAGCATCCAGGTCCAGGACGAGCTCACGCTCGCCGCGGCCGAGGCCACCGACCGCAGCGACGTGCGCGCCGTCGTCGTGTGGGGCGGTGAGAAGGTCTTCGCCGCCGGCAACGACGTCAAGGAGATGGCCGACATGTCGTACACCGACATGGTCGACCGCGTGGAGAAGCTGCAGTACGCCGTCAACGCGGTCGCGCGGATCCCGAAGCCGGTCGTCGCCGCGGTCAACGGCTACGCCCTCGGCGGTGGCTGCGAGCTGGCCCTGGCCGCCGACGTCCGCATCGCCGCCGACAACGCCGTGCTCGGCCAGCCGGAGGTCCTCCTGGGCATCATCCCCGGCGCGGGCGGCACCCAGCGACTGCCCCGTCTGATCGGCCCCAGCAAGGCCAAGGACCTGCTCTACACGGGCCGGTTCGTGAAGGCCGAGGAGGCGGTCGCGATCGGCCTGGTCGACCGCGTCGTCCCGGCCGCCGAGGTGTACGCCGAGGCGGTGGCCTGGGCCTCGCGGTTCGCCACCGCCGCGCCGTACGCGCTGCGCGCGATCAAGGAGACGGTCGACCGTGGCCTGGAGACGGACCTCGAGACCGCGCTCCAGATCGAGCGGCACAGCTTTGCGGCGATCTTCGCCACCGAGGACAGCCGCACCGGCATGCAGTCCTTCATCGAGAACGGCCCGGGCAAGGCCACCTTCGAAGGGCGGTGAGCAGCGGTGAGCTCGAGCGACGACCGGTCCGCGGCGCCCGACGCGTCCGCCGACCAGCCGGCGGCGGAGCGGCCGAGCCGCTCGCTGACCGTGGCGCGGGTGCGTGACAACGTCGCCCGGGTCGTGTGGATCGTCTGCATGGTCCTGGCGCTGATCCTGGCCGTCGCCGCCTTCACCTACGCGCTCGAGGCCAACCAGGACAACGGGCTGGTCAAGCTGGTCCGCGACCTGGCCGACGTGTTCGACCTCGGGTTCTTCGACCTCGACAACCCGGTCAAGGCGTTCGAGGGCAAGAACGCGGTGGTCAAGACCGCGCTGTTCAACTACGGCCTCGCCTCGGTGGTCTACCTCGTCGTGGGACGGGTGCTCGAGCGGATCATCCGTCCGTGACGGATGCCGTGGCGGTGCCGTGATCGACGCCACGTGGACGAGGTTCCCGTCGCTGGTGACCGGACGGTAGCCTGCGAGACGCTGTCCTCAACGGACCTCAGGTTGTTCCCTGCCCGGCCAACGCGGTAGGGCTCACGTTGCACAGGAAGGGGCCGGTCCGGCCACAACCATGACTCTCTCCAATATCGTCGTCCTTGTGAAGTACGTCCCCGACGCGACGGGCGACAGGAAGTTCGAGGCGGACAACACCGTCGACCGCGTCGGCGTCGACGGTCTCCTGTCCGAGCTCGACGAGTACGCCGTCGAGCAGGCTCTCCAGATCAAGGAGAAGCGCGCCGACGAGGAGATCACGGTCACCGCGCTGACCGTGGGCCCGGCCGAGGCCGAGGCTGCCGTGCGCAAGGCGCTGCAGATGGGTGCCGACAAGGCCGTCCACGTGCAGGACGACGCCATCGCCGGCTCCGACGCCGTCGCCACCTCCCTCGTGCTCGCCAAGGCGATCGAGAAGATCGGCGTCCCCGAGCTGGTCGTCGGCGGCCTCGCGTCGACCGACGGCGGCCTGAGCGTCGTCCCGGCGATGCTCGCCGAGCGCCTCGGCCTGCCGCAGGTCACCCTCGCGGCCGTGGTCGAGACCCAGGGCGACCAGGTCCGCATCAAGCGTGACGGCGACACCGCCACCGAGGTCGTCGGCGGCACGCTGCCGCTGGTCCTCTCGGTCACCGACCAGTCGGGCGAGGCCCGCTACCCGTCCTTCAAGGGCATCATGGCCGCGAAGAAGAAGCCGCTCGAGGCGCTCACCCTCGCCGACATCGGCGTGGACGCCTCCGAGGTCGGCCTCGACGCCGCGTGGACGAAGGTCGACAACGTGACCGCCCGCCCGCCGCGGACCGCCGGCGAGATCGTCAAGGACGAGGACGGATCGGGCGCCACTGCGCTGGTCGAGTTCCTCGCGTCGAAGAAGTTCATCTGAGAGCCCCAGAGGAGATCGAATAGCCATGTCTGAAGTTCTCGTTCTGGTCGACCACGTCGACGGCGCGGTCCGCAAGCCCACCTACGAGCTGCTCGCGATCGCCAAGCGCATCGGCTCTCCCTCGGCCGTCTTCATCGGCGGCGCCGACCAGGCCGCTGCCGCCGCGGACGCGGTCAAGGCGTACGGCGCCGACAAGGTCTACGTCGTCGACGACGCCGAGATCAAGGGCTACCTCGTGGCCCCCAAGGCCGAGGTGCTGCAGCAGCTCGCCGAGAAGGCCTCGCCGGCCGCGATCCTGATCCCGGCCTCGGCCGAGGGCAAGGAGATCGCCGGCCGCCTCGCGATCAAGCTCTCCTCGGGCCTGATCACCGACGCCGTCGACGTGCAGGTGAACGGTGACGAGATCGTCACCACGCAGTCGGTCTTCGCCGGCAACTTCACCGTCGACGCCAAGGTCGTCAAGGGCACGCCGATCATCGCGGTCAAGCCCAACGCAGCCGCTCCGGAGGAGGGCGCGGGCGCGGGTGCCGTCGAGCAGTTCGCCGCCACGATCTCCGACGCCGCCAAGACGGCCCAGATCGTCGCCGCCCAGCCGCGCCAGGCCACCGGCCGTCCCGAGCTGACCGAGGCCGCCATCGTGGTCTCCGGCGGCCGTGGCACCGGTGGCGACTTCACCGCGGTCGAGGGTCTCGCCGACGCGCTCGGTGCCGCCGTGGGCGCCTCGCGCGCCGCGGTCGACTCCGGCTGGAAGCCGCACACCTTCCAGGTCGGCCAGACCGGCAAGGTCGTCTCGCCGCAGCTGTACGTCGCCAACGGCATCTCCGGCGCGATCCAGCACCGGGCCGGCATGCAGACCTCGAAGACCATCGTCGCGGTCAACAAGGACGAGGAAGCGCCGATCTTCGAGCTCGTCGACTTCGGTGTCGTGGGCGATCTGCACTCCGTCCTCCCGGCCGTGACCGCGGAGATCGAGAAGCGCAAGGGCTGAGTTGTTGGGGCCGAGCGTGTCGCAGATCGGGTGACGTCGCACGGTCCTCGCTGCGCTCGGACCGCGGACGCCACCCGATGCGCTGCGCGCGTGCGCCACGCTGCCGGCCGTTGTTGGGGCCGAGCGTGTCGCAGATCGGGTGACGTCGCACGGTCCTCGCTGCGCTCGGACCGCGGACGCCACCCGATGCGCTGCGCGCGTGCGCCACGCTGCCGGCCGTTGTTGGGGCCGAGCGTGTCGCAGATCGGGTGACGTCGCACGGTCCTCGCTGCGCTCGGACCGCGGACGCCACCCGATGCGCTGCGCGCGTGCGCCACGCTGCCGGCCGTTGTCTGGGCCGAGCGTGTCGCAGATCGAGTGACGTCGCACGGTCCTCGCTGCGCTCGGACCGCGGACGCCACCCGATGCGCTGCGCGCGTGCGCCACGCTGCCGGCCGTTGATCGCGGCCATGAAGCGACCGTCGCACCACGGGACGTCGTACTCCGGTACGGCGTCCCGTGTTGCTTCTCGGCCGCGGGCCGGCGCAGGCGATCCGCTGTAACACGCTGTCCCCACGACTACCTGTCGGCTCTCAGGGGCGACACGCCGCATCGAGGGCTGTTTCTTGCGGACAAACGCCGACCAGACAGGTGGACGGCGTGTTACAGCACGCCCCGCCGGCACCTCCTGCAGGCACCCCACCCCTTGGCTCACTAAGTCAAGTAGCTTAGTGTTCTTCGTGTGAAGGCCTTCGCTGTCGCTCTCCTGGCGCTGGTCACCCTCCTCGTCGCTCCCCGTCCGGCCGCGACCGCCGACGACACCTGGCAGCCCGCGACCGGAGCCGTCTTCAACAACCCGATGGGCGGGGTGAAGGCGCGCACGAAGGTGGTCCGGCAGGTCCACCAGGCGATCCGGCACACCCCGCCGGGCGCGACGATCCGGATCGCGACGTACAACATCGACCGCGCGGACACCGCCCGGCTCCTGCTCGAGGCACACCGACGCGGCGTGCACGTCCGGATCGTCGTCAATGACAACATCATCGGCAGGACCATCCGGGGTCTCCAGGCGCGCCTCGGTCGCGACCGCAGGGCCGACAGCTTCCTCCACATCTGCACGAGCGCCTGCCGCAACTCCTCCCGCGCCGGCAACCTGCACATGAAGGTCTACTCCTTCAGCCAGACCGGCGCCGCCCGCTCGGTCGTGATCAGCAGCTCCAGCAACCTCGGATACGGCGCCGCCGCGGGCCAGTGGAACGACGCCCTCACGATCAGCGGCGACGATGCCCTCTTCGCCGCGTGGACCCAGGTCTTCCAGCAGCTCAAGCGCGACCGGACCGCGAAGCCCCGGCACCTGGAGTACAGCAGCGAGACCGTCGGCGCGGACTTCCAGCGGGTCCGGGTGAGCCGAGCCGCCACCGGCGACCCTCAGCTCAGGCGGTTGCGCCGGGTCGACTGCGCGGCGCCCGGCGGGTTCGGCGACGGCCGGGGGCACAGCGTGGTCCGGGTCAACATGTACGCCTGGTACGCCGGTCGCGGCGAGGCGCTGGCCCGCGAGCTCGCCGCGATGCGGGCCGAGGGCTGCGACATCGCCGTGGTGGGCTCGGTGGTCAGCGCTCCGGTCG
This region of Nocardioides sp. L-11A genomic DNA includes:
- the glgX gene encoding glycogen debranching protein GlgX, translating into MTPGLWRTLGEQAPVWPGRNWPLGATWSPESTNFAVYAPAATGVWLCLLDEEAGAGERRLPLTEQSLGIWHGALPDVSPGTRYGFRVDGPWEPEEGLRFDADTLLLDPYGRAVAGVEGAAQSVVVDPAFDWGDDAPMRRRWRDTVIYELHVKGFTRLHDRVPEDLRGTYAGLGHPVVTDYLRDLGVTAVELLPVQQFFSEPALLERGTVNYWGYNPISYFAPDAAYSSSGDRGGQVTEFKEMVRSLHAAGIEVILDVVYNHTAEAGADGPTYSFRGLDDRGFYRRVPSPDGYDDTYWDVTGCGNTVNAEDPLALRLILDSLRYWVTEMHVDGFRFDLMSALTRTAGPDAVAVDMACKLLIAIGQDPVLRHVKLIAEPWDTSMDGYLVGGMPPPWVEWNDQYRDTIRDFWRGHSDGLHAVATRLAGSSDLYADDGRSAYNSVNFVTAHDGFTVRDLVSYDHKHNEANGEDNRDGTDDNRSWNHGVEGETSDPDIVGLRRRQAANLMATLCLSNGVPMLTAGDERGRTQRGNNNAYCQDNEISWVDWRADGEPGAWLDVYEVTRAALRLRREHHALRQRHWFEGRPAIVGGPKDLAWLHPSGREMTDADWHDAGLRTIGMFVSGKPLREPGPRGEQQIDTSFLIWFHAGAEDVEVHLPENDWVHAGSVVLSTDPGLPGGTEVAVGGVVRIGARSVVVMQESERAAG
- a CDS encoding enoyl-CoA hydratase-related protein encodes the protein MTAEFVRLEVSDGVGTIRLDRAKAMNAISIQVQDELTLAAAEATDRSDVRAVVVWGGEKVFAAGNDVKEMADMSYTDMVDRVEKLQYAVNAVARIPKPVVAAVNGYALGGGCELALAADVRIAADNAVLGQPEVLLGIIPGAGGTQRLPRLIGPSKAKDLLYTGRFVKAEEAVAIGLVDRVVPAAEVYAEAVAWASRFATAAPYALRAIKETVDRGLETDLETALQIERHSFAAIFATEDSRTGMQSFIENGPGKATFEGR
- a CDS encoding phospholipase D-like domain-containing protein, whose product is MKAFAVALLALVTLLVAPRPAATADDTWQPATGAVFNNPMGGVKARTKVVRQVHQAIRHTPPGATIRIATYNIDRADTARLLLEAHRRGVHVRIVVNDNIIGRTIRGLQARLGRDRRADSFLHICTSACRNSSRAGNLHMKVYSFSQTGAARSVVISSSSNLGYGAAAGQWNDALTISGDDALFAAWTQVFQQLKRDRTAKPRHLEYSSETVGADFQRVRVSRAATGDPQLRRLRRVDCAAPGGFGDGRGHSVVRVNMYAWYAGRGEALARELAAMRAEGCDIAVVGSVVSAPVVRILQRAGIPVRIADWDWGRKLSTAGDDIVFGARCYSHLKYVTVDGTFRGTATRVVWTGSENWSPPGLSSDEVTFEVHDPTVVTAYVARWQKMFTSTRITHRPGIRPTSRPCA
- a CDS encoding electron transfer flavoprotein subunit alpha/FixB family protein; its protein translation is MSEVLVLVDHVDGAVRKPTYELLAIAKRIGSPSAVFIGGADQAAAAADAVKAYGADKVYVVDDAEIKGYLVAPKAEVLQQLAEKASPAAILIPASAEGKEIAGRLAIKLSSGLITDAVDVQVNGDEIVTTQSVFAGNFTVDAKVVKGTPIIAVKPNAAAPEEGAGAGAVEQFAATISDAAKTAQIVAAQPRQATGRPELTEAAIVVSGGRGTGGDFTAVEGLADALGAAVGASRAAVDSGWKPHTFQVGQTGKVVSPQLYVANGISGAIQHRAGMQTSKTIVAVNKDEEAPIFELVDFGVVGDLHSVLPAVTAEIEKRKG
- a CDS encoding electron transfer flavoprotein subunit beta/FixA family protein, whose amino-acid sequence is MTLSNIVVLVKYVPDATGDRKFEADNTVDRVGVDGLLSELDEYAVEQALQIKEKRADEEITVTALTVGPAEAEAAVRKALQMGADKAVHVQDDAIAGSDAVATSLVLAKAIEKIGVPELVVGGLASTDGGLSVVPAMLAERLGLPQVTLAAVVETQGDQVRIKRDGDTATEVVGGTLPLVLSVTDQSGEARYPSFKGIMAAKKKPLEALTLADIGVDASEVGLDAAWTKVDNVTARPPRTAGEIVKDEDGSGATALVEFLASKKFI